From Pontibacter actiniarum, a single genomic window includes:
- a CDS encoding HAD-IB family phosphatase, with product MERSQEEIAVVVFDLNGTFYNKSSKDEFYQFILSKEPQRVHYFFQMMYYKALKHLHRIRKTEFKENFFNYLDHLQPQQVEAYAREFWEQEYPKNFNKELLERFDQLKAEGTQVYCATGGLELYVRPLFSMYPINGFAGTRVRYENGTYKVIGKACKDEEKLERIARHFEGKPYRIKEAYSDSKELILDRAEKAFLVKDGSIVPYQR from the coding sequence ATGGAGCGAAGCCAGGAAGAAATTGCAGTTGTCGTTTTTGATCTGAACGGCACCTTTTACAACAAGAGCTCAAAGGACGAGTTCTACCAGTTTATTCTTTCCAAGGAACCGCAAAGGGTTCATTATTTTTTCCAGATGATGTACTACAAGGCGCTCAAGCACCTGCATCGGATCAGGAAAACAGAGTTCAAGGAAAACTTCTTTAACTATCTAGACCACCTCCAGCCGCAGCAGGTGGAGGCCTATGCCCGGGAGTTCTGGGAGCAGGAGTACCCGAAAAACTTTAACAAGGAGCTACTCGAGCGCTTTGACCAGCTGAAAGCCGAAGGCACACAGGTATACTGTGCAACTGGTGGCCTGGAGCTCTACGTCAGGCCCTTGTTCAGCATGTATCCCATAAACGGCTTTGCCGGCACAAGGGTGCGCTATGAAAACGGCACCTACAAGGTGATAGGCAAAGCGTGCAAGGACGAAGAAAAGCTGGAGAGGATCGCCAGGCACTTCGAAGGGAAGCCCTACCGCATCAAGGAAGCCTACTCCGATAGCAAAGAACTGATACTTGACAGGGCTGAGAAGGCCTTTTTGGTGAAAGACGGCAGCATCGTGCCTTACCAGCGGTAG
- the rluF gene encoding 23S rRNA pseudouridine(2604) synthase RluF — MEPIRLNKFISDSGYCSRREADKMIEQGRVMVNGKRPDVGAKVTAKDKVRVDGNLLEVNAVEPVYLLLNKPAGIETTTDTSQRDNIISFTNYPERIFPVGRLDKDSEGLIILTNDGDIVNKILRAGNRHEKEYVVTVDRPINQDFVEKMSGGVSILGVNTKKCFVAQEGPNKFRIILTQGMNRQIRRMCEALGYEVQTLQRTRIMHLSLNKIPLGQWRNMTEPEVAELLRLVAGSTKTEEGSVGKKRAAEASAPAKSNKPKPRTGGSAAGKSTRAGGPKGGKSTAGGKRDKPKSQSSARGSRGASKGSPKGAAGGKGRSGAARGGKRR; from the coding sequence ATGGAACCGATCAGATTAAATAAATTTATAAGTGACTCAGGCTACTGCTCCCGCCGCGAGGCCGACAAAATGATAGAGCAAGGCCGGGTAATGGTAAATGGCAAGCGCCCCGACGTCGGTGCCAAGGTCACGGCAAAAGACAAAGTGCGTGTAGACGGCAACCTACTGGAGGTGAACGCGGTGGAACCGGTGTACCTGCTCCTCAACAAACCTGCCGGCATCGAAACAACCACCGACACTTCGCAGCGCGACAACATCATCAGCTTTACCAATTACCCGGAGCGGATATTTCCGGTGGGCCGCCTCGATAAGGACTCCGAGGGCCTGATTATCCTGACAAACGATGGCGACATTGTTAACAAAATCCTGCGGGCCGGAAACAGGCACGAAAAGGAGTACGTGGTAACAGTGGACAGGCCGATTAACCAGGACTTCGTGGAGAAGATGAGCGGCGGTGTGTCTATACTTGGCGTGAACACCAAAAAGTGCTTTGTGGCACAGGAGGGCCCCAACAAGTTCCGAATTATACTGACACAGGGCATGAACCGCCAGATTCGCCGCATGTGCGAAGCGCTAGGGTACGAGGTGCAGACGCTGCAGCGCACCCGCATCATGCACCTGTCGCTAAACAAAATACCGCTGGGCCAGTGGCGAAACATGACGGAGCCGGAGGTGGCAGAGCTCCTGCGCCTGGTCGCAGGCTCCACCAAAACGGAAGAAGGCTCTGTAGGCAAGAAACGTGCTGCGGAGGCATCGGCTCCTGCTAAAAGCAACAAACCCAAACCACGCACAGGCGGCTCCGCAGCCGGTAAATCCACCCGTGCCGGCGGTCCCAAGGGCGGCAAAAGCACGGCAGGCGGCAAACGCGACAAACCCAAGAGCCAGAGCAGCGCCAGAGGCTCCCGCGGCGCATCCAAGGGAAGCCCGAAAGGTGCCGCCGGTGGCAAAGGGAGAAGCGGGGCGGCAAGGGGAGGCAAAAGGAGGTAA
- a CDS encoding pseudouridine synthase has translation MEPKRLNKFISDSGFCSRREADRLIEEERVTVNGKLPEAGVKVTPKDKVRIDDQLLSVRDEAPVYLVLNKLSGMSATADMGVRDNVVRAINHPASLQPIGKLDREDEGVLLLSNDSDFVRKLSKADSRLEKELVVTVNKPFSPEFISKLSEACASFEDGHPKKAVVNKESTTRFRITLEPGMNHGIKKVCEAMGYKVTFLQRVRVQHITLTKLQKGHWRTLTAAELDTLKQVAAAKPGKPAAKGRPDAKEFSPRGASGREKASFDRGGHQKPDRSAAPERGGAGKRIGKSRPAAAGPGGAKGTRGGAKGSGKGAPERGGFKGGAKKGGATRGGGSSGRSR, from the coding sequence ATGGAACCAAAGCGATTAAATAAATTCATAAGCGACTCGGGCTTCTGCTCCCGTCGCGAAGCCGACCGACTGATTGAGGAGGAGCGTGTTACCGTAAACGGCAAACTGCCAGAAGCAGGCGTAAAGGTAACGCCCAAAGACAAAGTACGCATTGATGACCAGCTGCTGTCTGTGCGCGACGAAGCGCCGGTGTACCTGGTCCTGAACAAGCTTTCGGGCATGTCGGCCACGGCAGACATGGGGGTGCGCGACAACGTGGTCCGCGCCATCAACCACCCGGCCTCCCTGCAACCAATCGGCAAGCTGGACAGGGAAGACGAAGGCGTGCTGCTGCTAAGCAACGACAGCGACTTTGTCCGGAAACTCTCTAAAGCCGACAGCAGGCTGGAAAAAGAACTGGTTGTGACGGTAAACAAGCCCTTTTCCCCGGAGTTCATCTCCAAACTGAGCGAGGCATGCGCGTCTTTTGAGGACGGGCACCCTAAAAAAGCGGTTGTTAACAAGGAGTCAACAACGCGGTTCCGGATTACCCTGGAGCCGGGCATGAACCACGGCATCAAGAAAGTATGCGAGGCCATGGGCTACAAAGTAACTTTTCTTCAGCGGGTGAGAGTGCAGCACATTACCCTCACCAAGCTGCAGAAAGGCCACTGGCGAACACTTACCGCAGCCGAGCTGGACACCCTGAAACAGGTTGCCGCCGCTAAGCCAGGCAAGCCGGCAGCAAAAGGCAGACCCGATGCCAAGGAGTTTAGCCCAAGAGGCGCTTCAGGCAGAGAAAAAGCATCCTTTGACAGAGGAGGCCACCAGAAGCCGGACAGGTCTGCTGCGCCAGAGCGTGGCGGTGCAGGCAAACGCATCGGCAAGTCCAGGCCTGCTGCAGCGGGGCCCGGCGGCGCAAAGGGCACACGAGGGGGCGCAAAAGGCTCCGGCAAAGGTGCCCCCGAGAGAGGTGGCTTTAAAGGTGGCGCCAAGAAGGGAGGGGCTACCAGAGGCGGAGGCTCCTCAGGCCGTTCGCGCTAA
- a CDS encoding pirin family protein: MRKIKKIHKAAYAPMDDLVTYRAMPTREVEYIDPFLFLNHHGPQVYKPGNRGLPFGPHPHRGFETLTFILEGDIMHQDTGGGKDVIEAGGVQWMTAGRGLIHAEVSSEKFKKEGGPLEILQLWFNLPAKYKLVEPSYVGLQQDKIPTVTEDNGKVRANIISGKWGDTEGPIPSLSDIHMASVTLQQGGSFTTSVDAARNVFFYVVRGAVKVNGETAEKLHLVEFSNEGNEIKVEALEDSYLLFGHAMPFNEPVVAHGPFVMNTEQEIQEAFRDYQAGKMGSWE, encoded by the coding sequence ATGAGAAAGATCAAGAAAATACACAAAGCAGCCTACGCCCCCATGGATGACCTGGTAACTTACCGGGCCATGCCAACGCGCGAGGTGGAATATATTGACCCTTTCCTGTTCCTGAACCACCATGGGCCGCAGGTATACAAGCCGGGCAACCGCGGGCTGCCGTTCGGGCCGCACCCGCACCGTGGCTTCGAAACCCTGACGTTTATACTGGAGGGGGATATTATGCACCAGGACACCGGTGGCGGCAAAGACGTGATTGAGGCAGGTGGTGTGCAGTGGATGACGGCAGGCCGCGGCTTGATTCACGCAGAAGTCTCGTCGGAGAAGTTTAAGAAGGAGGGAGGCCCGCTGGAGATCCTGCAGCTGTGGTTTAACCTGCCTGCCAAGTATAAATTGGTCGAGCCTAGCTATGTGGGCCTGCAGCAGGACAAAATCCCGACGGTAACGGAGGATAACGGCAAGGTGCGCGCGAATATCATCTCCGGAAAGTGGGGAGACACCGAGGGGCCGATTCCTTCCCTGAGCGACATCCATATGGCCAGTGTAACGCTGCAGCAGGGCGGTAGCTTTACAACCAGTGTGGATGCAGCACGCAACGTCTTCTTCTACGTTGTGCGCGGAGCGGTGAAGGTGAACGGCGAGACCGCGGAGAAACTGCACCTGGTAGAGTTCTCCAACGAGGGCAACGAGATTAAGGTAGAGGCGCTGGAGGATAGCTACCTGCTCTTCGGGCATGCCATGCCGTTTAACGAACCCGTTGTAGCCCACGGGCCTTTTGTGATGAACACCGAGCAGGAAATTCAGGAGGCTTTCCGGGATTACCAGGCAGGAAAAATGGGCAGCTGGGAGTAA
- the cysM gene encoding cysteine synthase CysM has translation MATLLDFIGNTPLVELTQINTKPGVKLYGKLEGNNPGGSVKDRAAYSMIKGALDRGDLKPGMKLIEATSGNTGIALAMIARLFEVEIELVMPASATKERVQTMEAYGAKVVLTPAEKSMEGAIDYVAEQVAKGGYLVLNQFGNPDNYLAHVRSTGPEIWRDTQGTVTHFVSSMGTTGTIMGVSRYLKEQNPKVQIVGAQPVEGSQIPGIRRWPEAYLPKIFDPSRVDRNIDVSQEEATAMTRRLAREEGVFAGMSSGGAVHVATKLIEELEEGVVVCIICDRGDRYLSSDLFAL, from the coding sequence ATGGCAACCTTACTTGATTTTATAGGCAATACCCCGCTGGTAGAGCTGACACAGATAAACACCAAACCCGGCGTAAAACTGTACGGCAAGCTGGAAGGCAATAACCCCGGCGGCAGCGTGAAAGACCGTGCCGCCTACAGCATGATTAAGGGAGCCCTGGACCGTGGCGACTTAAAGCCGGGCATGAAACTGATAGAAGCCACAAGCGGCAATACCGGCATCGCACTGGCAATGATCGCGCGGCTTTTTGAGGTGGAGATTGAGCTGGTAATGCCAGCCAGCGCCACCAAGGAGCGGGTACAAACCATGGAAGCCTACGGAGCAAAGGTTGTGCTTACACCGGCCGAGAAATCAATGGAAGGTGCGATAGACTATGTGGCCGAGCAGGTGGCGAAGGGTGGCTACCTGGTGCTGAACCAGTTCGGAAACCCGGATAACTACCTGGCACACGTGCGCTCCACAGGCCCGGAAATCTGGCGCGATACCCAAGGGACGGTTACGCACTTTGTGTCCTCGATGGGCACGACAGGCACTATCATGGGAGTGTCTCGTTACCTGAAGGAGCAGAACCCGAAGGTGCAGATTGTGGGGGCGCAGCCGGTGGAGGGGTCCCAGATACCGGGCATCCGTAGGTGGCCGGAGGCGTACCTGCCTAAAATATTTGATCCTTCGCGGGTAGACCGCAACATCGATGTAAGCCAGGAGGAGGCTACCGCCATGACCCGCAGGCTAGCCCGTGAAGAAGGGGTGTTTGCAGGCATGAGCAGTGGCGGTGCCGTTCATGTGGCAACAAAGCTGATCGAAGAGCTGGAAGAAGGCGTGGTGGTTTGCATTATCTGCGACCGGGGCGACCGCTATCTTTCCTCAGACCTTTTTGCGCTTTAA
- a CDS encoding type 1 glutamine amidotransferase domain-containing protein: MKVLFVLTSHAELGDTGKKTGFWVEEFAAPYYVLSDAGVDITIASPAGGEPPIDPSSEAPGAQTDATKRYNGDQELQNKLMKTTKLSEVKADDFDAVFYPGGHGPLWDLTESEESIRLIETFAKQQKPIAAVCHAPAVFAKVKGPDGQPLVKGKNVTGFTNSEEEAVNLTEVVPFLVEDKLQELGGNYSKVADWQPHVVRDGLLVTGQNPASSEGTAEELLRLLKK; encoded by the coding sequence ATGAAAGTACTATTTGTTTTAACATCACATGCTGAGTTGGGCGACACCGGCAAAAAGACCGGCTTTTGGGTGGAGGAGTTTGCCGCACCCTATTATGTGCTGTCCGACGCGGGCGTAGACATCACCATTGCATCGCCGGCGGGCGGTGAGCCGCCCATCGACCCGAGCAGCGAAGCACCGGGGGCACAGACCGACGCCACCAAGCGCTACAACGGCGATCAGGAGCTGCAGAACAAACTGATGAAAACCACAAAGCTCAGCGAGGTAAAGGCCGACGACTTTGACGCAGTGTTTTACCCCGGCGGCCACGGCCCGCTGTGGGACCTGACGGAAAGCGAGGAGTCTATTCGCCTGATCGAGACATTTGCAAAGCAGCAGAAGCCTATAGCGGCCGTATGCCATGCCCCGGCTGTTTTTGCCAAAGTAAAGGGACCCGATGGGCAGCCGCTGGTAAAAGGCAAAAACGTGACCGGCTTTACGAACTCCGAAGAAGAGGCCGTGAACCTGACCGAGGTGGTGCCTTTTCTGGTGGAAGACAAGCTGCAGGAACTGGGAGGTAACTACTCCAAGGTAGCCGACTGGCAGCCGCATGTAGTGCGGGACGGCCTGCTGGTGACCGGGCAGAACCCGGCATCCTCCGAAGGCACCGCCGAAGAACTGCTCCGGCTTCTGAAAAAGTAA
- a CDS encoding oxidoreductase, producing the protein MAEKIWFITGVSSGFGRTLAEEVARRGDKVIGTVRQHRQLEEFNAISPGNTFAYMMDVTNADGVRATVDAAVKHLGRLDVLVNNAGFGFLGAVEEASVQEFREVMETNFFGALQVTQAVLPHMRRQGSGHIIQMSSVAGFRSTQGFGVYNASKFALEGMSEALAQEVAPLGIRVSIIEPGPFRTNFAGSSIKGAKQELPEYEGTARVFKNNILGYAGEQEGDPVKAAQVLLQVVDSDNPPLRLPLGQTAYDGVRRKLQQVEQDLQNWEHTATKTSFND; encoded by the coding sequence ATGGCAGAGAAAATATGGTTTATCACCGGCGTGTCGAGTGGCTTCGGGCGCACGCTGGCAGAGGAAGTGGCCAGGCGCGGCGACAAGGTAATCGGCACAGTGCGGCAGCACAGGCAGCTGGAGGAGTTTAACGCCATCTCTCCCGGCAACACGTTCGCCTATATGATGGATGTAACCAACGCCGATGGGGTGAGAGCCACCGTGGATGCAGCCGTTAAACATCTGGGCCGCCTCGACGTGCTGGTGAACAACGCCGGTTTCGGGTTTCTGGGTGCCGTGGAGGAGGCATCGGTGCAGGAGTTCCGCGAAGTGATGGAGACGAACTTTTTCGGGGCTCTGCAGGTAACGCAGGCGGTGCTGCCGCACATGCGCAGGCAAGGTAGCGGCCACATCATACAGATGTCGTCGGTGGCCGGGTTCCGGAGTACGCAGGGCTTCGGGGTTTACAATGCCAGCAAGTTTGCCCTGGAGGGGATGAGCGAGGCCCTGGCGCAGGAAGTGGCGCCGCTGGGCATACGCGTGAGCATAATTGAGCCGGGGCCGTTCCGCACGAACTTCGCCGGCTCCAGCATAAAAGGGGCTAAGCAGGAGCTGCCGGAGTATGAGGGTACCGCACGGGTGTTCAAAAACAACATTCTGGGGTATGCCGGTGAGCAGGAGGGGGACCCGGTAAAGGCCGCCCAGGTGCTGCTGCAGGTCGTGGATAGCGACAACCCGCCGCTGCGCCTGCCATTGGGCCAGACGGCCTACGATGGTGTGCGCCGGAAGCTGCAGCAGGTGGAGCAGGACCTGCAGAACTGGGAACACACCGCCACCAAAACCTCCTTTAACGACTAA
- the dinB gene encoding DNA polymerase IV — protein MQQPIRKIIHIDMDAFFASVEQRDNPELRGKPVAVGGSRARGVVAAASYEARKYGVHSALASKIASQRCPHLIFVKARFEVYSAVSRQIREIFHAYTDLVEPLSLDEAYLDVTENKIGMPSASIIANEIRARILEETGLTASAGVSYNKFLAKIASDMNKPNGFTLITPDVAENLVAGLVIEKFHGIGKVTAAKMQAMGILTGADLRQRTEEELVRHFGKVGRYYYRIARAQDDREVQPHRIRKSIGSERTFDVDLVEEHDMLLQLDSLCQEVAQDMERLKVTAKTVTLKIKYFDFTQNTRSKTFLSEFSSADAMYTIVRDLLRTPQLPLYPVRLLGVSVSSLLYQHDRLQEGYQLTLEL, from the coding sequence TTGCAACAGCCTATCCGCAAGATCATTCACATCGACATGGATGCATTTTTTGCCTCTGTGGAGCAGCGCGATAACCCCGAGCTGCGCGGGAAGCCTGTGGCCGTGGGCGGCTCCCGGGCACGCGGCGTGGTGGCAGCGGCAAGTTACGAAGCCCGTAAGTATGGGGTGCACTCTGCGCTGGCGTCTAAAATAGCCTCGCAGCGCTGCCCGCACCTGATCTTTGTAAAGGCCCGGTTTGAGGTATACAGCGCTGTCTCACGGCAAATTCGGGAGATTTTTCACGCCTATACCGACCTGGTGGAGCCGCTCTCGCTGGATGAGGCGTACCTGGACGTTACGGAGAACAAGATCGGCATGCCCTCTGCCAGCATCATCGCCAACGAAATAAGGGCGCGTATCCTGGAGGAGACGGGACTGACGGCATCTGCCGGAGTATCCTATAATAAGTTTCTGGCTAAGATCGCATCCGACATGAACAAGCCAAACGGCTTTACGCTCATTACCCCGGATGTCGCGGAAAACCTGGTGGCGGGTTTGGTCATCGAGAAGTTTCATGGCATAGGGAAAGTAACGGCAGCCAAAATGCAGGCCATGGGCATACTTACCGGCGCCGACCTACGGCAGCGAACAGAAGAGGAGCTGGTGCGCCACTTCGGCAAAGTGGGGCGCTACTACTACCGCATTGCCCGCGCCCAGGACGACCGGGAGGTACAGCCGCACCGCATTCGCAAGTCTATCGGCTCAGAGCGCACCTTTGATGTAGACCTGGTGGAAGAGCACGACATGCTGCTGCAGCTAGACTCGCTGTGCCAGGAGGTGGCCCAGGACATGGAGCGCCTGAAGGTGACAGCCAAAACCGTGACCCTGAAGATCAAGTACTTTGACTTTACACAGAACACGCGCAGCAAAACCTTCCTGAGTGAGTTCAGCAGCGCAGACGCTATGTATACCATTGTCCGCGACCTCTTGCGCACGCCCCAGCTCCCGCTCTACCCGGTGCGCCTGCTGGGGGTGTCCGTCAGTAGCCTGCTGTACCAGCACGACCGCCTGCAGGAAGGGTACCAACTAACGCTGGAACTGTAG
- a CDS encoding alpha/beta fold hydrolase, with product MSNDKEVKQVLEEHRAAGRYIEVDGIRTFVLDEGAGEAVFCIHGVPTSSFLYRKVIKALARKGMRGVCLDLPGLGLSDRPKDFNYTFHTFARFCARAAEVLGIQQYHLLIHDIGGPIGFAMAAENREKVLSLSILNTWINVDTFKKPLPMRPFEMPVLGEAELKSITHPTWYLLFTQMGVEHADAVPKEEAYAYVDLLKREDGGDAFLKIMRHFEKSDVFRNLCYQAVENVPYPVQAIWGAEDPGLTYERYGEEIKLAANLKEVHKLNAKHFLQEEKPEEIAALVVEQAARGKA from the coding sequence ATGAGTAACGACAAAGAGGTAAAGCAGGTGCTGGAAGAGCACAGGGCCGCAGGCAGGTATATTGAGGTAGATGGTATCCGAACCTTTGTGCTGGATGAGGGAGCGGGGGAAGCGGTGTTCTGTATCCACGGCGTGCCCACATCCTCCTTTCTGTACCGCAAGGTGATAAAGGCCCTCGCCCGGAAAGGCATGCGCGGGGTGTGCCTCGACCTGCCCGGCCTGGGCCTCTCCGACAGGCCGAAGGACTTTAACTATACCTTTCACACCTTTGCCCGCTTTTGTGCGCGTGCTGCCGAAGTGCTGGGTATCCAGCAGTACCACCTGCTTATTCACGATATCGGCGGGCCGATAGGGTTCGCTATGGCGGCAGAGAACCGGGAGAAAGTCCTGTCGCTAAGTATACTCAACACCTGGATAAATGTAGACACTTTTAAAAAGCCGCTGCCGATGCGCCCCTTTGAGATGCCGGTGCTGGGGGAGGCCGAGCTTAAATCCATCACGCACCCCACATGGTACCTGCTGTTTACACAGATGGGGGTTGAGCACGCCGACGCTGTGCCAAAGGAAGAAGCCTACGCCTACGTGGACTTGCTGAAGCGCGAGGACGGGGGCGATGCCTTCCTCAAGATCATGCGGCATTTTGAGAAGTCCGATGTCTTCAGGAACCTATGCTACCAGGCCGTAGAAAATGTGCCTTACCCTGTTCAGGCAATCTGGGGTGCCGAGGACCCGGGGCTTACGTACGAGCGCTATGGGGAAGAGATAAAGCTTGCCGCCAACCTCAAGGAAGTTCACAAGCTAAACGCCAAGCACTTTCTGCAGGAGGAAAAGCCGGAGGAGATAGCCGCACTGGTTGTGGAGCAGGCGGCAAGGGGCAAGGCCTAA
- a CDS encoding SDR family NAD(P)-dependent oxidoreductase, translating to MDLKIAGRVAVVTGADSGMGLATAKVLAAEGAKVILTDKTDAELQAAADQVRQQAQSAADVVAIQADLTRTEDVQALAEQVKETFGGAHILAHYAGERGAAGDFLKLTDEDWLDTLNVDLLGAVRVCRAFIPQMQELGWGRVVLVSSENAMQPYEEESPYNAAKAAIVNLAKCLSRAYAHDGLLINCVSPAFIKTPMTDTMMEQKAKERGTSVDETVQWFLENKRPHIKVNRRGRAEEVAAVVAFLCSEQASFVNGSNYRIDGGSVETAFG from the coding sequence ATGGATTTAAAGATAGCGGGCCGGGTGGCCGTGGTAACCGGGGCAGACTCGGGTATGGGCCTTGCCACTGCCAAAGTGCTGGCTGCCGAAGGGGCGAAGGTCATCCTGACGGATAAGACGGATGCCGAACTACAGGCGGCGGCAGACCAAGTGCGGCAGCAGGCGCAAAGTGCCGCGGACGTGGTTGCCATACAGGCAGACCTGACCCGAACGGAAGATGTGCAGGCGCTGGCAGAGCAGGTGAAAGAGACGTTTGGCGGGGCACACATACTGGCGCACTACGCCGGCGAAAGAGGGGCTGCCGGCGACTTCCTGAAGCTCACGGACGAGGACTGGCTCGACACCCTGAATGTAGACCTGCTGGGAGCCGTACGTGTCTGCCGTGCTTTTATCCCGCAGATGCAGGAACTGGGCTGGGGGCGTGTGGTGCTGGTTTCCTCGGAGAACGCCATGCAGCCCTATGAAGAGGAAAGCCCCTACAACGCGGCGAAGGCCGCCATCGTCAACCTTGCCAAGTGCCTTTCCAGGGCCTACGCTCATGATGGCTTGCTGATTAACTGTGTGTCGCCGGCCTTCATCAAAACTCCAATGACAGACACCATGATGGAGCAGAAGGCGAAGGAGCGGGGCACTTCTGTAGACGAGACCGTGCAGTGGTTTCTGGAGAACAAGCGCCCGCACATTAAGGTAAACCGCCGTGGCAGAGCCGAGGAAGTGGCAGCGGTAGTGGCTTTTTTATGCTCAGAGCAGGCCAGCTTTGTAAACGGCAGCAACTACCGCATAGACGGTGGCTCTGTAGAAACGGCCTTCGGGTAA
- a CDS encoding glycoside hydrolase family 15 protein, whose product MKLHKPASPGAGFFCFTGCCSAGGRGAVSIATGKPHPSRRPYTMKERETLIQGLAVIGDRRTCAYISRSGSVVWYCPRRFDAPAVFASLLDAAQGGSWRIDAPGLAFMSRSYRNDSSVLCTRLRSSSGELEIEDYMPMNAAFHGICRSLSAAPENLRVVLSPKPEYGMQEPQLQQKAGAVSINGALFLYASHPLRLEQHRIVCEVPAGERSWFVLSEQEQHIQPQALQEALAATQQEWKKVTSHITYHGPYEEEVRNSLRVLRLMTFAENGGIIAAGTTSLPEVKGGHRNYDYRFVWLRDAAMIASALTRAGSDGEEERRFLSFICDAMQGMPEPVVPFFTLDKAPAPEEHLLQHLQGYANSLPVRVGNDANHQLQLDAISNVLLAAKLIYNRFNTREHWELVSYLADYLTDHWQEKDHGMWEETQKQHYTSSKVVAAVSLEFISEHSQEEAQRQRWCEAAAAIRRFVAANCLTSEGAYAAFAGSEAVDVSAILFPIWAYTDAEAPEVLKTLEVLERDYCQQHLFRRHLVDYSSKREGAFLAGTFWVAQYWVMRRDWQKFEQVMGAALAFMNDVGLMPEEGDPATGEFLGNMPQTFVHASLIGAVIDYKAAQEKEKK is encoded by the coding sequence ATAAAACTGCACAAGCCCGCTTCACCAGGAGCGGGCTTTTTTTGTTTTACAGGATGCTGTAGCGCTGGAGGGCGAGGTGCCGTAAGTATAGCAACGGGCAAACCGCACCCAAGCCGGCGCCCCTACACAATGAAAGAGAGAGAAACCCTAATCCAAGGCCTGGCTGTAATCGGCGACCGCCGCACCTGCGCCTATATTTCCAGGAGCGGGAGCGTAGTGTGGTACTGCCCGCGCCGCTTTGATGCGCCCGCCGTTTTTGCAAGCCTCCTGGATGCAGCGCAGGGCGGCTCCTGGCGTATCGATGCGCCGGGGCTTGCGTTTATGTCCCGCTCCTACCGCAACGACAGCAGCGTGCTGTGCACCAGGCTCCGCAGCAGCTCCGGTGAGCTGGAAATAGAAGACTACATGCCGATGAACGCCGCCTTCCACGGCATCTGCCGGTCGCTCTCCGCCGCCCCCGAAAATCTGCGGGTGGTACTTTCTCCCAAGCCGGAATACGGCATGCAGGAGCCGCAGCTGCAGCAAAAAGCAGGGGCCGTAAGTATAAATGGCGCTCTTTTTCTGTACGCCTCACACCCCCTGCGCCTGGAGCAGCACCGCATCGTGTGCGAGGTGCCCGCCGGTGAGCGCTCCTGGTTTGTGCTGAGTGAGCAGGAGCAGCATATACAGCCGCAGGCACTGCAGGAGGCACTTGCGGCCACGCAGCAGGAGTGGAAAAAAGTAACCAGCCACATCACCTACCACGGGCCTTACGAAGAGGAAGTGCGCAACTCTTTGCGGGTGCTGCGCCTGATGACCTTTGCCGAGAACGGGGGGATTATTGCGGCTGGCACCACCTCTTTGCCCGAAGTGAAGGGCGGCCACCGCAACTACGACTATCGCTTTGTGTGGCTCCGCGATGCAGCCATGATCGCCAGCGCCCTTACCCGCGCCGGCTCCGACGGAGAGGAGGAACGGCGCTTCCTCAGCTTTATCTGCGATGCCATGCAAGGTATGCCGGAGCCGGTTGTGCCCTTTTTTACGCTGGATAAGGCACCAGCCCCGGAAGAGCACCTGCTGCAGCACCTGCAGGGGTACGCCAACAGTCTCCCCGTACGTGTAGGCAACGACGCTAACCATCAGCTGCAGCTGGATGCCATCAGCAACGTGCTGCTGGCGGCCAAGCTGATCTACAACCGCTTCAACACAAGGGAGCACTGGGAGCTGGTAAGCTACCTGGCCGATTACCTGACCGACCACTGGCAGGAGAAGGATCACGGCATGTGGGAAGAGACACAGAAGCAGCATTACACGTCTAGTAAAGTAGTGGCGGCAGTAAGCCTGGAGTTTATCTCGGAGCACAGCCAGGAGGAGGCGCAGCGGCAGCGATGGTGTGAAGCCGCTGCCGCCATCAGGCGCTTTGTGGCTGCTAACTGCCTGACCTCAGAGGGTGCGTACGCGGCTTTCGCCGGTTCGGAAGCCGTGGACGTGAGCGCCATCCTTTTCCCCATTTGGGCCTATACCGATGCCGAAGCGCCCGAAGTGCTTAAAACCCTCGAGGTGCTGGAGCGCGATTATTGCCAGCAGCACCTGTTCAGGCGCCACCTCGTGGATTACAGCTCCAAAAGGGAAGGGGCTTTTCTGGCGGGCACCTTTTGGGTGGCGCAGTACTGGGTGATGCGCCGCGACTGGCAAAAGTTTGAGCAGGTTATGGGCGCTGCCCTGGCTTTTATGAATGATGTCGGCCTGATGCCGGAGGAAGGTGACCCTGCGACAGGAGAGTTTTTGGGCAACATGCCGCAGACTTTCGTGCACGCCTCGTTAATCGGTGCGGTTATAGACTACAAAGCAGCGCAGGAAAAAGAGAAAAAATAG